Proteins encoded in a region of the bacterium genome:
- a CDS encoding DEAD/DEAH box helicase, whose protein sequence is MGSRFRRDTRRCRHRIPRPLPHPANSRSMKEAIGILTAPVEATPKLAPATFGGISLRPEILRAIHRLGWDEPTPIQRQSIPIMGSGKDMIGQAETGSGKTGAYGIPIIERLDPGSRTLQALILVPTRELAVQVAEDLQVLARERQLRVVALFGGHSIVRQIDALRRHPHIAVATPGRLLDHLQRGTVRLGSVTVAVLDEADRMLDMGFLPDVSKILSQTPASRQTALFSATIPPEIRTIAEQRMRTPTWVRLAAALPTVDSIEQFYLEVAEQDKVKALRRLLRNDDISSGLVFRRTRFRVDRLARTLGQDGSIGVIHGGLREGARLQALRAFAEKRTRLLIATNVASRGLDLSAISHVINFDIPEDVETYIHRVGRTARAGRAGTAITFVSQYDIEMFDQLRKRFGETLKRHPLNVYA, encoded by the coding sequence ATGGGGAGCAGGTTCCGGCGAGACACGCGCAGATGCCGGCACCGAATCCCGCGGCCATTGCCGCACCCGGCGAACAGCCGGAGCATGAAGGAGGCGATTGGTATTCTTACAGCCCCTGTAGAGGCAACACCTAAGCTAGCCCCCGCGACGTTTGGGGGAATCTCGCTCCGCCCGGAGATCCTGCGCGCCATTCACCGGTTGGGCTGGGACGAGCCAACCCCGATCCAGCGGCAGAGCATTCCGATCATGGGCAGCGGAAAGGACATGATCGGACAGGCGGAAACCGGATCGGGAAAGACCGGCGCGTACGGCATCCCGATCATCGAGCGGCTCGACCCCGGCTCCAGAACCCTTCAAGCGCTGATCCTCGTCCCCACCCGTGAACTTGCGGTTCAAGTTGCGGAAGACCTCCAGGTCCTGGCACGCGAGCGGCAGCTCCGCGTGGTCGCGTTGTTCGGCGGGCACTCCATCGTCCGGCAAATAGACGCGCTCCGCCGGCACCCCCACATTGCGGTGGCGACCCCCGGGCGCCTGCTGGATCACCTCCAGCGAGGGACGGTTCGACTGGGATCGGTCACCGTGGCTGTGCTCGACGAGGCTGACCGAATGCTGGACATGGGCTTCCTCCCGGATGTATCGAAGATCCTCTCGCAGACCCCGGCATCCCGCCAGACGGCACTGTTCTCCGCCACCATCCCGCCGGAGATTCGCACGATCGCCGAACAGCGCATGCGCACCCCCACCTGGGTGCGGCTTGCGGCGGCGCTTCCGACCGTGGACTCGATCGAACAATTTTATCTGGAGGTCGCGGAGCAGGATAAGGTCAAAGCCCTGCGGCGCCTTCTGCGGAACGACGATATATCCTCGGGGTTGGTCTTCCGCCGGACCCGGTTCCGGGTCGACCGGCTGGCTCGGACGCTCGGGCAGGATGGATCGATCGGCGTGATCCACGGGGGGCTCCGGGAGGGAGCTCGCCTTCAAGCGCTCCGGGCGTTCGCCGAGAAGCGGACGCGGTTGTTGATCGCTACGAACGTCGCCTCCCGCGGCTTGGATCTGTCGGCGATCTCCCACGTGATCAACTTCGACATCCCGGAAGATGTCGAAACGTACATCCACCGGGTTGGGCGCACCGCTCGCGCCGGGCGCGCCGGGACGGCGATCACCTTCGTGAGCCAGTACGACATCGAGATGTTCGATCAACTGCGCAAAAGGTTCGGGGAAACGCTCAAGCGGCATCCGTTGAACGTCTACGCCTGA
- a CDS encoding NAD(P)/FAD-dependent oxidoreductase has product MSRGRDVVVVGAGPGGSATAHYLAKLGLDVLFVDRSGFPRDKTCGDGLTPRAMGVLHDMDLLPDLLRAGKRITGVEIVSPDGSSTGATIPPLPGVPGPMLVVPRVILDDAIRERARRSGARFEGGVLVTGVERTAHGVIVLGEQGTRRVRFSARCAVIATGASAPLLMRLGILRRPPPMMLAARAYFEGVTGLADRVHIRFDGVPLPGYGWVFPVSPTTVNLGAGFFPSSRRFSRLPPNPRAAFDRFVRSRLMASLLGGARQAGPTRGYPLRVDFPRSPVFGDGVLLVGEAAGLVNPLTGEGIDYALESAQIAAEQIGRMLGAGGVSPGGLEEYERILRARFERLFVFCGRLRDAALHPLLLNRLVRLAARRDDLKTLLIDIVLGNRRTSETLTVKAVLRKAFALARS; this is encoded by the coding sequence ATGAGCCGTGGACGGGACGTCGTGGTGGTGGGGGCCGGCCCGGGCGGGTCGGCGACGGCGCACTATTTGGCGAAGCTGGGGCTGGATGTCCTCTTCGTCGACCGGTCCGGTTTCCCGCGCGACAAGACCTGCGGGGACGGCCTCACGCCTCGGGCGATGGGGGTGTTGCACGATATGGACCTCCTCCCCGACCTGCTTCGGGCGGGGAAACGCATCACCGGGGTGGAGATCGTCTCCCCCGACGGATCCTCAACCGGAGCCACGATCCCGCCGCTCCCGGGCGTGCCGGGTCCAATGCTGGTGGTCCCCCGGGTGATCCTCGACGATGCGATTCGGGAGCGCGCGCGCCGAAGCGGGGCACGGTTTGAGGGGGGCGTGCTCGTCACCGGAGTCGAGCGGACAGCTCACGGGGTGATCGTTCTCGGCGAGCAGGGCACGCGACGGGTCCGCTTCAGCGCCCGCTGCGCGGTGATCGCGACGGGCGCCTCGGCCCCGCTGCTGATGCGGCTGGGGATCCTCAGGCGGCCGCCGCCGATGATGCTGGCCGCCCGCGCCTACTTCGAGGGGGTCACCGGCCTGGCCGACCGCGTCCACATCCGGTTTGATGGTGTGCCTCTCCCCGGGTACGGGTGGGTGTTCCCGGTGTCGCCCACCACGGTCAACCTCGGGGCGGGATTTTTCCCGTCGTCCCGAAGATTTTCGCGCCTTCCGCCCAATCCGCGGGCGGCGTTCGACCGCTTTGTGCGGAGTCGGCTGATGGCCTCCCTGCTCGGCGGCGCCCGCCAGGCGGGCCCAACTCGCGGATATCCCCTCCGGGTCGACTTTCCCCGATCGCCCGTGTTTGGCGACGGCGTCCTGTTGGTGGGCGAGGCGGCGGGGCTCGTCAATCCGCTGACGGGCGAGGGCATCGATTACGCCCTCGAGTCGGCCCAGATCGCGGCGGAGCAGATCGGGAGGATGCTGGGCGCCGGCGGAGTGTCGCCCGGGGGTCTCGAGGAGTACGAGCGGATTCTACGCGCGCGGTTCGAGCGTTTGTTTGTGTTCTGCGGGCGCCTGCGCGACGCTGCGCTGCACCCTCTGCTGCTGAACCGGCTGGTGCGCCTCGCCGCGCGACGCGACGATCTCAAGACGTTGCTGATCGACATCGTGTTGGGCAACCGCCGGACCTCGGAGACGCTGACCGTCAAGGCCGTGCTCAGGAAGGCCTTCGCGCTCGCCAGATCGTGA
- a CDS encoding heme o synthase encodes MIRTTGAAMRAYRTLAVATAVAAYLLILLGGLVRISGSGLACPDWPTCHGRLIPPLQGPVLIEYSHRLVAALVSVLVVATVLAAYRVRRAVPGAASTALWMLAIVVVQIILGALTVKLALTPALVVMHLGVATLFLAGLVIQAAGAVRGTAGAPPPPGSFHRLVQAAVAATYVMILIGGYVAASGAGLACPDLPLCRGPVLLPADPGTHIHMLHRAWALLVLGLVLATAASASRVGGRAIAAAAHLAAALVVIQVGLGILNIVTGLTPVVRGAHLGTAALLFGTLVVLSTLGKPSPAPAPSGALDRPGRKAMPTIAGGSIDESTGAIGWETTAPAGTLRVIRDYAALMKPRIIMLLLITTATSMVVAAPHHVGLGVVLLTLFGGTLAAGSANAFNMYVDRDIDALMQRTCLRPVPAGRLRPPQALGFGVATGLLSIVVMAWGVNPLSAVLSTMGILFYVGVYTLWLKRTTPQNIVIGGAAGAVPPLVGWAAATGHVGLPAVVLFAIVFLWTPPHFWALALGKTDDYRAAGVPMLPVVRGEGVTRRQILLYSIVLSAATLLLYYPLHALGGLYLTAALGLNAVFVALAVLVALGRVPRAAPALFGYSIVYLALLFGAMVVDRLMLG; translated from the coding sequence ATGATCCGAACGACCGGCGCCGCGATGCGGGCCTACCGGACGCTCGCCGTGGCGACCGCGGTCGCTGCGTACTTGCTGATCCTGCTCGGGGGGCTGGTTCGGATCTCAGGATCCGGGCTGGCGTGTCCGGATTGGCCGACGTGTCACGGACGCCTCATCCCGCCGCTGCAGGGACCGGTACTCATCGAGTATTCGCACCGGTTGGTGGCGGCGCTGGTCAGCGTGCTCGTCGTGGCGACGGTGCTCGCGGCATATCGGGTTCGCCGGGCCGTCCCCGGGGCCGCCTCCACGGCCCTGTGGATGCTGGCCATCGTCGTCGTCCAAATCATCCTTGGTGCGCTGACCGTCAAGCTGGCCCTCACCCCCGCGCTCGTCGTGATGCACCTCGGCGTGGCGACGCTCTTCCTGGCCGGCCTGGTGATCCAGGCGGCGGGAGCCGTGCGGGGGACGGCCGGTGCCCCTCCCCCGCCGGGCTCGTTCCACCGTCTTGTCCAGGCCGCGGTGGCGGCGACGTATGTGATGATCCTGATCGGCGGGTATGTCGCCGCGAGCGGCGCCGGGCTCGCGTGCCCCGACCTACCGCTGTGCCGCGGGCCGGTCCTCCTGCCCGCCGACCCGGGAACCCACATCCACATGCTGCACCGCGCATGGGCCCTGCTCGTGCTGGGGCTCGTCCTGGCCACCGCCGCGTCGGCCTCGCGGGTGGGCGGACGCGCGATCGCGGCCGCGGCGCACCTCGCCGCGGCGCTCGTGGTGATCCAAGTTGGCCTGGGCATCCTGAACATCGTCACGGGGCTCACCCCGGTCGTCCGCGGCGCGCACCTCGGGACGGCGGCGCTCCTGTTCGGCACGCTCGTGGTCCTGAGCACGCTGGGGAAGCCGTCCCCGGCCCCGGCACCAAGCGGCGCCCTCGACCGACCCGGGCGCAAAGCGATGCCCACGATCGCCGGGGGATCTATCGATGAATCGACCGGCGCGATCGGTTGGGAGACCACAGCGCCGGCGGGGACGCTGCGGGTAATCCGGGACTACGCGGCGCTGATGAAGCCGCGGATCATCATGCTGCTGCTCATCACTACGGCGACGTCGATGGTGGTGGCCGCACCGCACCACGTCGGGCTCGGCGTCGTGCTGCTCACGCTGTTCGGCGGGACGCTCGCGGCCGGGTCCGCCAATGCCTTCAACATGTACGTCGATCGCGACATCGATGCGCTGATGCAGCGAACGTGCCTGCGCCCCGTTCCCGCGGGGCGGCTGCGCCCACCGCAGGCGCTGGGATTTGGAGTCGCCACCGGACTCCTCTCCATCGTCGTGATGGCCTGGGGAGTCAATCCGCTGAGCGCCGTCCTGTCAACGATGGGGATCCTTTTCTATGTCGGCGTTTACACGCTTTGGCTCAAACGAACGACCCCGCAGAACATCGTCATCGGCGGCGCCGCGGGCGCCGTCCCTCCTCTGGTCGGCTGGGCGGCCGCCACCGGGCACGTGGGACTGCCGGCGGTGGTCCTGTTTGCCATCGTGTTCCTCTGGACACCGCCGCACTTCTGGGCGCTGGCGCTGGGAAAAACGGATGACTACCGGGCGGCAGGCGTTCCGATGCTGCCGGTGGTGCGTGGCGAAGGAGTGACCCGCAGGCAGATTCTCCTCTACTCGATCGTCCTGTCGGCGGCGACCCTGCTCCTGTATTATCCCCTGCACGCGCTGGGCGGTCTCTACCTCACCGCGGCGCTCGGGCTCAACGCGGTCTTCGTCGCTCTGGCGGTTCTCGTCGCGCTCGGCCGGGTGCCCCGCGCCGCGCCCGCGCTGTTCGGCTACTCGATCGTGTATCTCGCGCTGCTGTTCGGCGCCATGGTCGTCGATCGCTTGATGCTCGGCTGA
- a CDS encoding sugar kinase, producing MATVVGIGETLIRLTPRGNDTLEGAASLAVHVGGAEANVCAGLAHLGVSTAWISQLPANPLGRRVATAIRGFGVDVSGVLWALEGRVGLMLVQPGAAPRAGEVHYYRHDSAFASIDPDAVAWALLDGARMVHLTGITPALGPNAARLVERALAEARSRHIGVSFDANYRATLWDPAAACRRLEPLLHGLDIVLLSHRDAGTVFGERGGPDAAVRRLRARFGCRALVLTLAGDGALAEDDTGTYRQPAYPTEIVDRIGRGDAFAAGFLYGYLATGCAEGLRYGAAMAALKQTYPGDVCLATLDEVDAVLRGESGTFRR from the coding sequence ATGGCCACGGTCGTCGGCATCGGAGAAACGTTGATCCGGCTCACTCCCAGGGGGAACGACACCCTGGAGGGAGCCGCGTCGCTTGCCGTCCACGTCGGCGGCGCGGAGGCCAACGTGTGTGCCGGCCTCGCCCACCTGGGTGTCTCCACCGCGTGGATCTCTCAGCTGCCGGCGAACCCTCTGGGGCGGCGGGTCGCGACCGCCATCCGCGGGTTTGGGGTCGACGTCAGCGGGGTGTTGTGGGCGCTCGAAGGCCGCGTCGGGTTGATGCTGGTGCAGCCCGGGGCCGCCCCTCGGGCAGGGGAAGTCCACTACTACCGCCATGACTCCGCGTTCGCCTCGATCGATCCGGACGCGGTGGCGTGGGCGCTGCTCGACGGAGCGCGGATGGTTCACCTCACGGGGATCACCCCGGCGCTCGGCCCGAACGCCGCCCGCCTCGTCGAGCGGGCGCTCGCCGAGGCCAGGAGCCGCCACATCGGGGTCTCCTTCGACGCCAACTACCGGGCGACGCTCTGGGACCCTGCGGCCGCGTGCCGCCGGCTGGAACCGCTTCTGCACGGTCTCGACATCGTGCTCCTGAGCCACCGAGACGCCGGCACGGTCTTCGGCGAGCGGGGGGGCCCCGACGCGGCGGTGCGCAGGCTGCGGGCGCGCTTCGGGTGCCGAGCGTTGGTGCTCACGCTCGCGGGCGACGGCGCCCTGGCCGAGGACGACACGGGCACGTACCGGCAACCCGCCTACCCCACAGAAATCGTCGATCGGATCGGACGGGGCGATGCGTTCGCCGCGGGGTTCCTCTACGGCTACCTGGCGACCGGATGCGCCGAGGGGCTGCGGTACGGCGCGGCGATGGCCGCCCTCAAGCAGACCTATCCCGGCGATGTGTGCCTGGCCACGCTCGACGAAGTCGACGCGGTCCTGCGCGGCGAGTCCGGGACATTCAGACGATAA
- a CDS encoding bifunctional 4-hydroxy-2-oxoglutarate aldolase/2-dehydro-3-deoxy-phosphogluconate aldolase: MTTATGTAEVLQAILRARVVPIIRTASAEWAAEAAEVLAGSGLPVIEVTFTVPDAPAVIRGLRAKFPQVLVGAGTVTHGETAEQAVAAGAQFLLSPSLSPEMGAVARRRGVLAVPGAFTPSEVVQALDSGAELVKIFPAETGGPRHIRAILAPLPQARLLPTGGVTPENVGEWFKAGAAALGIGSALVGPGNARVDTRALRARIEILRRSLAAL; the protein is encoded by the coding sequence GTGACGACCGCCACCGGAACGGCCGAGGTGCTCCAGGCGATCCTTCGCGCGCGGGTCGTCCCCATCATCCGCACCGCGTCTGCGGAGTGGGCCGCGGAGGCCGCGGAGGTGCTGGCCGGCTCCGGCCTCCCGGTGATCGAGGTCACCTTTACGGTCCCGGATGCGCCCGCGGTCATCCGGGGGCTGCGGGCAAAGTTTCCCCAGGTGCTCGTGGGCGCGGGAACGGTCACCCATGGCGAGACGGCCGAGCAGGCGGTCGCTGCGGGGGCGCAGTTCCTGCTGAGCCCGTCCCTCTCTCCGGAAATGGGGGCGGTGGCGCGGCGGCGCGGCGTGCTGGCGGTCCCGGGCGCGTTCACCCCCAGCGAGGTCGTCCAGGCGCTCGACTCCGGCGCCGAGCTGGTCAAGATCTTCCCGGCGGAGACCGGCGGCCCGCGCCACATCCGGGCGATTCTGGCCCCTCTCCCCCAGGCGCGCCTCCTGCCCACCGGAGGGGTGACCCCCGAGAACGTCGGCGAGTGGTTCAAAGCGGGCGCCGCCGCCTTGGGGATCGGCTCGGCGCTGGTGGGTCCCGGGAACGCCCGGGTGGACACCCGCGCCCTCCGCGCCCGGATCGAGATCCTTCGCCGGTCGCTCGCCGCCCTCTGA
- a CDS encoding mandelate racemase/muconate lactonizing enzyme family protein: MRIAEVRVYTMGSAWRNFVFARIRTDDGLEGIGEARPVNREEPVAAYLEAIAHRYVLGSDPFNIEALVARITRDDFELPGATEMTAIAIVEMACWDIVGKALDQPVYRLLGGACRPRIKAYANGWYTGERTPEAFAQAARKVVARGYRALKFDPFGAGVAELERAEHARSVEMVEAVRDAVGPDVEILIEMHGRFTAAQAIGLARDLERVAPSWIEEPVPPDQLGALVQVARSTRIPVATGERLHLRTQFRDLFASGAAQICQADITHCGGLLETKKIAAMAETHGLLVAPHNVSASVGTAAALHIAASTPNFKIQEYFNDFAEPFVEQAAPGVPKVEDGYFPLPQGPGLGVTFNEDVVTAHPYRRQHFNLFAEDWHRRQARTVP, from the coding sequence GTGAGGATCGCGGAGGTCAGAGTCTACACCATGGGCTCGGCGTGGCGGAATTTCGTATTCGCCCGGATACGCACCGACGACGGCCTCGAAGGGATCGGGGAGGCGCGGCCGGTCAACCGCGAGGAGCCCGTCGCCGCGTACCTCGAGGCGATCGCGCACCGGTACGTCCTGGGGAGCGATCCGTTCAACATCGAGGCCCTGGTGGCGCGGATCACTCGGGACGACTTCGAACTCCCCGGCGCGACCGAGATGACGGCCATCGCGATCGTGGAAATGGCCTGCTGGGACATCGTCGGCAAAGCCCTCGACCAACCCGTCTACCGGCTTCTGGGCGGGGCGTGCCGCCCCCGGATCAAGGCCTATGCCAACGGGTGGTATACCGGGGAACGCACCCCGGAGGCGTTCGCGCAGGCGGCCCGCAAGGTGGTGGCGAGGGGGTACCGCGCCCTCAAATTTGACCCCTTCGGCGCCGGCGTCGCCGAACTCGAACGCGCCGAGCACGCGCGGAGCGTCGAGATGGTGGAGGCCGTTCGGGATGCGGTCGGGCCCGACGTGGAGATCCTTATCGAGATGCACGGGCGATTCACCGCCGCCCAGGCGATCGGCCTCGCCCGCGACCTGGAGCGGGTTGCGCCGAGCTGGATCGAGGAGCCGGTCCCGCCCGACCAACTCGGGGCGCTCGTCCAGGTGGCACGCAGCACCAGGATCCCGGTCGCCACGGGCGAACGGCTGCATCTCCGGACGCAGTTCCGGGATCTGTTCGCGTCGGGGGCGGCGCAGATCTGTCAGGCCGACATCACCCACTGCGGGGGGCTGCTCGAGACGAAGAAAATCGCAGCGATGGCGGAGACGCACGGGCTGTTGGTGGCCCCCCACAACGTCAGCGCCTCCGTGGGAACCGCGGCGGCGCTGCACATCGCGGCCTCAACCCCCAACTTCAAGATCCAGGAATACTTCAACGACTTCGCCGAGCCATTTGTCGAGCAGGCGGCGCCGGGGGTCCCCAAGGTGGAGGATGGTTACTTCCCGCTCCCCCAGGGACCCGGGCTCGGTGTGACCTTTAATGAAGACGTCGTGACGGCCCACCCGTACCGGCGCCAGCACTTCAATCTCTTCGCCGAGGACTGGCACCGCCGCCAGGCCAGAACGGTCCCGTGA
- a CDS encoding dienelactone hydrolase family protein, giving the protein MRPVGDPRHRLGRRQLLRMLLRGGERIGLTAAFLYGGQALGGGIGMLPGPAQAATAQPATPPRPGDPPDKEAASGVTVKPDDPAITAGMVQYPGVTGTLLGYLSGPRAEDVYPGLLVIHDSQGLTEHFKDITRRLAKAGYVALAPDMTSRSGGVEKLGDPAKITAALQAMGPPQILQDLNSAVRYLETRPSVAKSRVGAMGVGIGGNLIWLLLTSNPDVRSAVAISGAVPSPRVVSTLSAGVLEIYGEDERRDEEGITQFDTAMKKAGLPFIVKLEPKAGANFFDDTNLRYVPAAAKDAWGMTLDWFSKHLAG; this is encoded by the coding sequence ATGAGACCAGTGGGCGATCCACGGCATCGGCTTGGACGCAGGCAGCTCCTTCGGATGCTCCTGCGCGGGGGGGAGCGAATCGGCCTCACCGCCGCCTTCCTCTACGGAGGGCAGGCGCTCGGAGGGGGCATCGGGATGTTGCCCGGGCCGGCGCAGGCGGCGACCGCTCAACCGGCGACCCCGCCGAGACCGGGCGACCCCCCCGACAAGGAGGCCGCCTCGGGCGTCACGGTCAAACCGGATGACCCCGCCATCACCGCCGGCATGGTGCAGTATCCGGGCGTCACCGGCACGCTGCTGGGGTACCTATCCGGCCCTCGGGCCGAGGACGTCTATCCGGGCCTTCTGGTGATCCACGACAGCCAGGGGCTGACCGAGCACTTCAAGGACATCACCCGCCGACTCGCCAAAGCCGGGTACGTGGCACTGGCCCCGGACATGACCTCGCGAAGCGGGGGGGTGGAGAAGCTCGGCGATCCCGCGAAGATTACCGCAGCCCTTCAGGCCATGGGGCCGCCACAGATCCTCCAGGACCTCAACTCCGCCGTGCGGTACCTGGAGACGCGGCCGTCGGTGGCGAAGTCCCGGGTCGGCGCGATGGGCGTGGGGATCGGGGGCAATCTCATCTGGCTGCTCCTGACCTCAAACCCGGACGTGCGATCCGCGGTCGCCATCTCGGGTGCCGTCCCCTCGCCCCGCGTGGTGTCGACGCTGAGCGCGGGGGTGCTGGAAATCTACGGCGAGGACGAGCGGCGCGACGAAGAGGGCATCACGCAGTTCGACACCGCAATGAAGAAGGCCGGGCTGCCGTTCATCGTCAAGCTGGAGCCGAAGGCCGGCGCCAACTTCTTCGACGACACGAACCTCCGCTACGTGCCGGCCGCGGCGAAGGACGCGTGGGGAATGACCCTCGACTGGTTCTCCAAGCATCTGGCCGGATGA
- a CDS encoding MFS transporter — MNRRILAALSYGHFATDLSQGAIPALLPVFKALFHLSYAGVGFIVLMANISSSVIQPAFGVLSDRIGMRWLMPVGALLAGVGMTLAVLSPHYALTIFLILISGLGVAAFHPEGYRYAGLAAGQRRATGMSYFSVGGNIGYGFGPAAASLALGSAGVHGIGYLLIFSIPAAILLWQVISPRQRQNLEAEWATPAGPPAHGTAANPRMRRGATGVLILLIVFVILRSWVSVGTASFIPLYFTDIRHLDPRYGGALVSLFLGAGAIGTLIGGIAADRWGRRAALIFSMTILPPLLLMLTRTSGILTLLAATISGMAVVSTFAVVMVMAQELVPDRIGMISGLIIGFAVGMGGVGVAVLGAVADRWGLRTAMDLTALIPTAALAIALVLPSDPRAWDPPDPLIEQEPQAAGETLDHR; from the coding sequence GTGAACCGCCGCATCCTCGCCGCCCTCAGCTACGGGCACTTCGCTACCGATCTGTCGCAGGGCGCGATCCCGGCACTCCTCCCGGTCTTCAAGGCCTTGTTCCACCTCTCCTACGCGGGGGTGGGCTTCATCGTGCTGATGGCCAACATCAGCTCCTCGGTGATCCAGCCGGCGTTCGGCGTGCTGAGCGACCGGATCGGGATGCGGTGGCTGATGCCGGTCGGCGCGCTCCTGGCGGGCGTGGGGATGACCCTCGCCGTCCTATCGCCCCACTATGCCCTCACGATCTTCCTGATCTTAATCTCGGGCCTGGGGGTCGCCGCGTTCCACCCGGAGGGGTACCGATACGCCGGGCTGGCCGCGGGTCAGCGGCGCGCCACGGGCATGTCCTATTTCTCCGTGGGGGGGAACATCGGCTATGGCTTCGGACCGGCTGCGGCGAGCCTCGCGCTCGGAAGCGCGGGGGTCCACGGGATAGGCTATCTCCTCATCTTCAGTATCCCCGCGGCGATCCTGCTGTGGCAGGTCATCAGCCCGCGCCAGCGTCAGAACCTGGAAGCGGAGTGGGCAACCCCGGCGGGACCCCCTGCCCATGGGACGGCGGCGAACCCGCGTATGCGCCGCGGCGCGACGGGGGTGCTCATCCTGCTCATCGTGTTCGTCATCCTCCGATCCTGGGTTTCCGTGGGAACGGCCAGCTTCATTCCCCTCTACTTTACGGACATTCGCCACCTGGACCCGCGGTACGGCGGCGCGCTCGTGAGCCTGTTCCTCGGCGCGGGGGCGATCGGAACGCTGATCGGCGGCATCGCCGCGGACCGGTGGGGCCGTCGGGCCGCGCTCATCTTCTCGATGACGATCCTCCCCCCCCTGCTGCTGATGCTGACGCGCACGAGCGGAATACTAACGCTGCTTGCCGCGACGATTTCCGGCATGGCGGTGGTGAGCACGTTCGCGGTGGTGATGGTCATGGCGCAGGAACTGGTCCCCGACCGAATCGGCATGATCTCCGGGCTGATCATCGGGTTCGCCGTCGGAATGGGCGGGGTGGGGGTTGCGGTCCTGGGGGCCGTCGCCGACCGCTGGGGCCTGAGGACGGCGATGGACCTGACCGCGCTGATCCCGACCGCGGCGCTGGCCATCGCGCTTGTGCTGCCGTCCGACCCCCGGGCCTGGGATCCCCCCGATCCGCTCATCGAGCAGGAACCTCAGGCGGCAGGAGAAACGTTGGATCATAGATAA
- a CDS encoding SDR family oxidoreductase has product MAAELSGQVIIVTGAGRGIGRAVAADLAEAGARVVLVARTNDDLVRAVEAIGEPRATAVPGDVTDEATAAAAVARAREWGGRLDAVVNNAGVGWRGATHEMPAAEWRRLLDVNLTGVFLFTRAALPPMLAQRRGHIVNIASGAGRAGSPGNAAYCASKYGVVGFTEAVGLEVRGTGVKVSVVEPGAVRTDFSESAARRSWALDPDDVARVVRVVLATGPNVWIREAFVTPLAVPKA; this is encoded by the coding sequence ATGGCCGCGGAGCTCTCTGGGCAGGTGATCATCGTGACGGGCGCGGGCCGTGGGATCGGGCGGGCGGTGGCCGCCGATCTGGCGGAGGCCGGCGCGCGGGTGGTGCTGGTGGCGCGAACGAACGACGACCTGGTGCGCGCGGTAGAAGCGATCGGAGAGCCGCGGGCCACGGCGGTCCCGGGCGACGTCACCGATGAAGCCACCGCCGCCGCGGCGGTGGCTCGGGCGCGGGAGTGGGGAGGTCGCCTCGATGCCGTCGTGAACAATGCCGGGGTAGGGTGGCGCGGAGCCACCCACGAAATGCCGGCGGCGGAATGGCGCCGGCTGCTCGATGTCAACCTGACGGGGGTGTTCCTCTTCACCCGCGCCGCGCTCCCGCCAATGCTGGCGCAGCGGCGCGGGCACATCGTGAACATCGCCTCGGGCGCCGGACGCGCCGGCTCGCCGGGGAACGCGGCCTATTGCGCATCGAAGTATGGGGTCGTCGGGTTCACCGAAGCGGTGGGGCTGGAGGTCCGAGGCACCGGGGTGAAGGTGAGCGTGGTCGAGCCGGGCGCGGTGCGCACCGACTTCTCCGAAAGCGCCGCGCGCCGGAGTTGGGCGCTGGATCCGGATGACGTCGCCCGGGTCGTCCGGGTGGTCCTCGCCACCGGGCCGAACGTCTGGATCCGAGAGGCGTTCGTCACGCCGTTGGCGGTTCCCAAAGCATGA